TGAAAACCCGGTTCCAAGACTCACAGGGGAGCCAAGATGGAGCCTAATACCagaaagaaacacacacaatcTTGATCTTAGATGTATGTACCTCACGGGTTTTGCACATTTAACTAGCGTTCCTGATTAAAAATAATTCACAACTCCATTACAGCATGTCATAAGAACTTCGCTCCAAAGGGTACATGGTAGCAAACATAGATGATAAAATCATCATGTTATATACTGTATGACAAATTAACAGGGCACAAGGACATGGCGGAGACTGATATCACAAATTCAGCACCGAGAAGCCGTTTTCTTATCCAAGGCATTGCTTCCTTCAGTTTGCCATTGCAGCCTTGGCTTCGGCACTGGCCATGTCTTCTCTCCTGCATCGCACAACAATTTAAGAAACATCATGCTTGATTCGATTAAGTGGACATGTAAGCAGGCCTGGATATTGCCAAGTTTGTGCATACTTTTGGTAACCAGCCAAACCAATACGTTCAGCGATTTCCATTTTCTTTCTGACGCAGTGCAAATAGCCCTTTAGTTCTGGAAACTGAAAGTAAAAATTAAATTTTCACTTAAGCAAAAACAATAAAACTTGGTGATGTTCCAAATGAAGGTGCATTTCCTCACTAGAAAATAAAAGAGGAACAACTAACAATTTTCTTTAAGGCCTCTCTGATCAAGAAGAGACAGTCATCTTCCGAAACCTGTAGACAGAGCATGTTGCATCACTGTAAACATTCCAGTTGGACTTGGACCTCATACAAAATCTCAAATAAAGCATGCTTACCTCTTTATCAATCCTAGCCACGTAGGTATCATACTGGACAATAGAAACATGCACAAAAGTTAGCAAACCAAAATGATAAAACAGAAACATCTACAGATGAACAAACATTTTCATTCCTTGTCAAGAAGAGGAACCTACATCCCGTTTCATCCAACCATCATATAGTTTTTCAATTTCCATTTTAATAAAATTCATACGTGAAGGGAACATGTCCTTCTCATACATTTCCTTCAAAGCATCATAGAAAGCCTCCTGGGCAATATTGATGGAAATATAATCAGTAAGGATATAAAGCAAGcacaaacagaaaataaaagcaCCAGAATGAGATCACTAACATTATTCTTAGCAACCCGTTTCCAGATCTCAAGGAAGACAACATCAAAGAAGTCCATACGACTCTTAAAACGATGTTCAATGATTAGTTTATACTCCTGAATGAAAAGATGAATAGTCAAATACCATTACCATATATGAGCAGCAAGTAACTAATAGGCAAGGGAGGGGCATTACACTGTAGGCGCCAAGAGCTGAATGTCTGAACAAAGTAGGAAACTTTATTGTAATCTTCATTGCTTCATTGAAAGCCACTGTGTTGTATCTCCACCACTATATGACAAATTCAAGTGGTTATCATGTGCGACATATGAAACCACTGAACTACAGCATCAATAAACATTCCTTAATAGTTTATCAAATGCAAGAGGATTTTGGAGGATGTTTACCAGCTGTTCCTCAACTCCCACTTTGTCTTCAATCCACTGAGACATGGCAAAAACAGTATTAGACCAAGGTGACATCTGACTGGTAGTTTACAGTTTATCTCATCATGCCTACCTTAATTTTGTCCATCATCTCCTCACAGTACTGCACATATTGCTGATCCCTCTCGTAGGTATAACAATAATTGCAGTAAGAATCCCAGTATAGATAGGAACCCTGTCACAAAGAAAATGTTGCTATATAGGCCAGTAGACATACAAAGTTACAAAAATAGAGGCACATGCAGAATGCTGACATCATACATTACGATGCATATAGAGTCATCTCCACAAACTtagaatttttcaaaaaagaatgCACAACAAACTAAAATTTTGGTTGTGTTAGCATAAATGAACATTAAACAAATTGGCATGATGGAGTTAAGTGTTGGCACCTACATCATCACGAAGAACTAAACGTTGGCAGTCATCCAGGCCAGCAATCCCAGTGTATGCCGGGTGGAAGTACCATTCCAAACTGTTCTCATAGTGTCAAAGTAGCCCTGAGTCTGAAGAACATCCGGAGGGTACTGTGCTGCAACTTCTGCAATATCTAGTTTCTCCCCAGTTGATAATAGCTACAGCAAGAGGAGAAATTAAATTAGTACAAACCAGAGCAAGACGGCAAACTAAAATACACAGGAGAAACAAATCAAATGTTTAGGCTATGTGACATTATTGTGTGTGCATAATCTTATCTGGGGTCTCATGTGTTCATAAGAGATATACCTTGTAATCTTTAATGCGAGAAAGAGCTAACCGGCGATGCATATTAGTGAGCTCTTGCTCATCGTATGGAGAAAAGTCTTCAACGTAATCTGCGGCAGGTCTGAAAGTGAAAAGGTAACGCATATTCTCTTCGCTAACATCACAAATATTCAGCTCAAGGGTGTCCGGCGTTGCTGGTTTTTCTCTGTGGTCAAGTGGATCCTTAATTTCCATAGCTAGGCTTGGGATGTTTGGCTTCATCTCTTGCGTCCGTGCACTTTCCTCAGACCTGAGGCAGTTCTGGCTAGCAAGGGGAATAGATTTGTCCATGCACATATTTACATCATGGCAATTGTCAACTGCAAAAGTGTGTTCATGTTTAGTGACAAAACTGCCTTGTGCTCCTCCTACGAGCTCAATGTCACTGTCCATAGTGGGAGGGTCAACTTCGTTGGCAGGTTCAGCACCATCGGCTTCATCTATGTTGTCATCCCCAAAGCAATGCACGCTGAGAAGAGTACTGTGAACCTTGTCTTCCATTAACATGTCTCTTCCCTTCCCAGCGTCTGCAGAGGCCTCCCCGGCTCCGTGGGCGTTCCTGTCCCTCCCCAGCATCGTCTTGCTCTTTCTCTTCCTAGAAAGAGGAGGAGCCTCACCAGTGGCTTCGCTGGGTGTCGAGTCCGGTCGACAGGAGCGCTTCGCCGAAACGGGATCGGATCGGCGGTTTCCCTTGCCTTCACCATCCGCAGCGGCTGAAGTTACTTTGGAGGAAAGCGAGGGATGATCGGAGTGGCTGTACCTCATCTTCGCCGCTGGAGATCTGAGCAGGAACCCTCGACCCTGATCTAACCTTCCTATCCCGGGCTATATGTATGCCCGCGCCCACACGGCCACACCGTTTCATCCGCGTTTGGGCGGCATCAGGCCTAAATTCAGCGCGCATcacttttttcttgttttcttcgtCCGTTCCTTGCGGTCCTTAACCGGCCCATGGGCAGCGAGAGGAGTCGCGGATcgccggagctggaggagggcTGGGCGGGGCTGACGCCGCACCGGCTAGAGCAGGGCAGTATGGGGGGAGAGAGTGCAGCACGCCATGGCAGGGATGAGGTCGACGTGGAGATCGTCCCCCTCGGGGGCTCCGTGTCGTGCGTTGTGAGAGGCGAGCAAAGGGATACGAGAGTGGGCTAGATTTAGTTGTGAAGTTGGGCCTGATTGTCAAAATTCTATATTGGACTGCTCTATACGTTTAACTACATCGGACTATTTAGACTATTCGGATACCGGGAACTGAAACCCGAATTGCCCGAATCAGGATATGGGTATCATGTATTTGTGCCCATTCTGAGTTCGCAAACACCAATTAGTTTGGTACTGAATCATAAAACTGTGAAATCTTTCGTCTCAGTGTTTCGTAGCAccaatacaatttttttttagcatttgTATTTTGTTATCCGTAGCTTTTTAAACATGTGGTGTGTTTTGTtgtccgtagcaacgcactgGCCCCAATTCCTAACCATAGCCCTGGGACCAGTGGTCTTAAGTAACTGGCCAGCTTGAATCCTCCATATTCAGCTTCTTCGTGTATATGCAAGACAACAGGTTAAGTTGTTCAAGCAGCTACACCAGCGAGTATTTCTTACACGGAATGCGTGTGCAACGAAATACACAAGAACAGCTAAAGCACCTGACACTCAGTCATGTGATCCAGGTACTAGCTACTGACAGCGGATACCCAGTCTGAGAATTGGAAATTGAAGACTTGTTCCCACTAATGAAATGGATGGGACAATATGTAGTATCAGTGTAGAACaataaaattgaaaaatataaCAATGAACAAACATATATGTGTACAATCAACCTTTATGTCAGTACCTGTATCTATTCACAAGGAATGAACCTAAAATTAAGTGATATGAGTCTATGCTGTATAGTACTGCACCAGTAAGTGCACTCAACGGACCAATTTTCAGACCTTCAGTGGAGAAAGTCGGGTAGTGTCTCCTAAGCAGCAGCATTCCGCCAGACAGCAGCGGCCATATAATAAAAACCAAGTCTGTAGGAACAGGCGAATCTAAAACAACCAGTGCTTCTTTCTAGGCTTGTATTTGCTAGGGATATCTGCAAAGCAACAAGTCGTTTACTTTTCTTTCAAATGCATGGATAAATATGAGACAAACGAACTGGTGCATTTCAGCTTCCTACAACTGAAGTAAAATAAGGACTTGTTTCTGACCTCGAGCATCATACAAGGAGTTGTAGTGAATTTCAGACCAGAAACTTAGCCAAAGCTCTGAAAAACATGCGACATCACGAGTCAACCATCAGGATCGGTTAGGCAGATTTTTAGTTGTTGTAATCTCTACTTATGTAGTAATAAGAGAgagatgcatatgcatgcgCACAAGAGatatttattttatctttTGCAAATTGCATGCAACAAGGGCAATAATATGCTGTTCACAACTAATGTTTCTTATGTCAATATGAGAATACTTGTTATGCTTTGACACAGGCCAAAACGTTACCTCTCTGTGGAGCCTGATACTGTGGAACAATTTCAACAAAACAGGTGTCTCTGAATGATGTTAGAAGGCATATTTTCGCAGCAAActgacagaaaaaaaagataatcatTAGGAGTCTTCTCTCTCAAGGGGTGTCTTGTCAAGATACACACATATTAATTCCCTGCAAGGGCACAAGACTGATAATACGACAGTATATTCATCCACGATGTATAGGACTTCTAGTGAAACACAAGTGAATGCgataaacaaagaaagaaatcacACAATACAGACTAAGAAACCATTAAGATTTTATTCAGTAGTCCTGTCACCATCAGAACATATGCGATTTATTATGTTCCTCTTCATTATGTTCCTTTTACTGTAAATAGCCTCTCTTCTGTTGTTCTCCCCCTTGCTCTCTACTGAGGATATTTGTATTTTACTCTTCCTTAATTAATAAATCACAGTGCTGCTGTtcgctaaaagaaaaaacaacatatATGATTGCAAAAAAAGGCAGATCTTCAGGGCCATAATAAATCCCAGTAGAATGCATGACAAATAGGAAAAATTTAGATATAGGATAAAGGGCAGAAAATCTTGCACCACTGCAGGAAGTTGAGTAAACAAGGAAATGATGAAAACATTGCAGTGTAAAGGAGAGTTAACCTTATCAGCAGCTGCTTGCAGTGTGACATGGTCTCCCCATTCACCAGATCTGGAGAAGATAAGATTTCAGGGCCATATATAATAAATGCAAAAGCACAAGTATGAACTAATTTTAATCAAAGTACTCTGCAGAAAATCAAACCCGTGAAAATGCATACTTTTTCATCTTCTTGCAATAATGCTTATATCTCATTGGGACATGACCTTCGTATAAGGAGTTACATGCCTTGAGCTGCACAAGAACAAATGTGGCACACATAAGTGTTCAAGTTTCGTAAAAAAGAATTATCAGTACATGAGCACAAATATAGCCTAATGATCAAATGATGAAAAACCTGTTTATTTATACATCACATGATGACAAAGTAATTTAGTAGATAATACAGGGGTGAATTCATCAAAAGGTTAAGAGGCATGTGTTGaggcataaaaaaaatgcagtttAGCCATATGAACACAGTAACATAAACTAAATTGTGGTACTTCTGATTGTCCAGGTGATCATATACCTGCTTCACTATCTCTTTCCGAACGTGCTTGTGATACTCGGGTGATCGATATAGCTGGTCTGAGAGTGCACGGAACTACAAGACAAGAAATAACCATATTCTCACATGAACATACGGGTACGAACTTCACAAGATCATCTAATTTCATCACGTGAGCAAAATTCTGCTTTAGAAAAATCACAAACCTGACAATTGCCATCGCCTGATACCCTCACTTCAAACAGGCCATATGCATTTAACCTACAAAAGGCTCTCTTGAATTACGAAATATGCTAAGATCATAGATGTGTTGGCATTCCATTTATTCACTGAAACAGGTGATAGGTCAATCCCAGTCAGCTTGAGCTATTTCTGCGGTACGCACTGCGTAAAGACAGCCTAAACTGTTCCAATATGCAGTTTACCATTTATTTGAAATGtcagaaaggaaagaaaaaacaagataGGATTTAGGTACGCAATCTGAATGTTGTTCCACAGGTTTCCAATTCCATAATGTATTCCCAATATATACATTGAATCCCCAATGTCAATGCAAAAAAATTACTTCAGCCTTCGGCTCAACTGCTATAGACTTGAATGAAACATTAGTGCCTCTGACACTGAAGGCAATATACGGTACTACTTTCTAAGCTAAAAAACGAAGCCTAGTTTTACAAGAAATAGAAGTGAAAACTGTACCAGATTAAAACCTGCAAAGGTCATCAAAAGTTACCTGTCATGAAGGCGGTGATGATCCATAGTGGCATCACTATACGTCGGGAAGTATGTATTAATCCGGGGCACATGCTGTAAATGCGCCAAAGGAAAGGAGTTTCAGGTAACAAGCACACAAAGTTAATTTTATTTAACCAATATTATACCATAGAGAAAAAGATAAGAGTgcccaacaaacaaaaaattgacAGTTTTAACTGCGAATGGAAAACAGAAATGAGTAAAACAGAACAGGCATGCAATATCTTACGGGAATAGATGTTAAATTTGAAAGACGCTTGGCCATAGCACCATCTAGCTTGGCATATTCTTCTTCAAGGACCATTGCAATCATCTTGTCATCATCTGTCTCACTCTTCTGGCTGCTCATAGAGGTTGAGCTGGATGAGGCACCTTCATTTGGGAACATATGAGTCATGTCCAACCTATAGGTAAAAACCAAGACAAATCTATTTTAAGATAATGTTCAACAAATTGTGCTGGTAGAAATTTTCAGAtgtcataaaaaaataaatataaaatatataaacaaAACGTAGGAAAGAAAATGCAACTTATGAATGCTACTATACATGATGTTGGCAGTTAGAGGAAACAAATATAATCCAGAAGAACATAATAAAACTAAAAGCCAGATTCTATTTCGTCAACAACCATATATTTAACAGACACACCAAAGCAATTGAAGGGAACATGATGGAAGCTTCTAACAACTGACTTAACTGTAAAATGTGTACATGCTGAAATTCTCTTGCTTGTTGGTAATGGAAAATAATGATTTGCATAATCATTTTCATGAATGTATTCAGGTTTACATACAGTACCAGCCTGTTATAGATGGAAGCTAATGCGAATTTAAGCTGCACATACATCTAAGTATCTAACAAACCAACGAAATATTCAGCAGATAATCAACCATATTCTCAGTTAAATAAAAGCCATATATGAAGCGACATTTTGGCTTCCGGGAGCACATTCTCAGTTGAACAGTAAATTCACAAAAGAATACTTGAAAGTGTAAAGATTACTTGAAATTTCTTACACATGTTCGTGTTCGTTGTTTGTGTATaaattttctttaaaaaatgaaaattatTGTATCCCAGGTGCTCATAGCTCAGTCAGTGGTAATACACCCAGCAGTGGGGCTGCCAACCAGGGCTCGAACCCTGGTTATCACAAAAATAAAGGCCCCTCTCACTGAGTTGTTCCCTGCATGTGTGAGGTCACCAATTGTGTCGTCGCAGTGGTGGAGCCAGCATTCAGGGCCTTTCCTCGACCTAAAAAGCATTGCCTTAGGGTTTGTTCCCCCAAGGGTCGAGTTTTTTGTATCCCAGGCAAAAACATAATTCGGTGCTCTAAAACGTAAACCTGTAGGCACTAAACTTTTTTAACACGGGGTGCAAAACTTTGTTTGTACTTGCGATTCTTGTGATTTCTTCTTAATGGAAATGACACGTTGCTCCGTgtgttcaagaagaaaaaaaatgatgtgcACAAAATAGGGACATGGATATTGAGCTTGAAGCAAGTGGAGTCATGACTATAtggtactactccctccgtcccatattaagtgactcaaatttgtccaaatatggatgtatctatgcctaaaaggcgtctagatacatgtaatagaaagtcacttaatatgggacggagtgagtagaaAATAGGATGGTTAGTTTGATGGACATTGCAATTTCTCCTCAATCGGGACAGTCTCTCCTACTGTAGAATTGAACTAACTTCTATGCCAGCTCTTCTAAACTCATGAAGGCATTTTCATCCGTTTTTATAATACTATAAGAGAATTATTTTggcaactactccctccgttcctaaatgtaagaagtcttagctttgtactaagtccaattttttaaatttttgaccaagtttatagaaaaatgcatCAACCGAAGCTACAAATGgcgtattctagaaaaaagaagCTACGAATGGCCTACTCAGCTGTAATTATATGACCAAATGGATCCTGTCTACCTAAGAGCAACTCCAAGAGATGCCCGAAACCGTGCCCCGTAGCTTTATTTGAGGAATATGCCCAGGAAACGGGGTGTTCCCAATCGCAAGGTTGGGATTCCCTATCCATCAACGAACTCATCGGAGCAGCCAACGTACCTCTTCCCTTCCCGTCGCCCTCCTCTGCAGCTTGCCTCCTTTCGCCGCCCAGAgcaatcccgccgccgccaagaccAGTTGCTTCGATCCGGACGTTGGGGCAGGCGTCGGGGGAGGTCTCTGGAGGTTGGCTGGCCGTGCTCTCCTCTCAGCGGGGGGAGGCGAAGGCAGGCGGTGGTGTGGGACAGGTTGGCGTGGGATTGCAGGCGGAGGAGACTTCTGATGAGGTTGGCGTGGGCGCTGGATCGGGAGCGAGAAATTGCAGAGAAATCGGAGAAGACGCTGTCGGCGGCGGTCGTTCCGTGTAAATATGaacttccttcttttttttctacagCAAACTTCCTTctttatattaaaaaaaagaaacaaaggaagagtgtgagagaaaaaggaaatcagGGAGGAAATGGTTAATAAGACTGTCTTATCTTAGGTGTTTCACGtcatttagaaaagacaacaaaatatgttgtacaatgggttatctcttGATGTTATATTTTAGAATTAATgattagatgaataaaattaaataaataaatgctaagaaaagtcAAAATCCAGTACAATGGGaaatttgccttatcattcttgtgaagagatcatctcttaattaaaagAAGGCTTGTgacttttctttatttctctctcttccatgtcagattttattttatgtggCGTTGCTAAGAAAAGGCTGACGTCACCTCGTTGTACATGCCCTGAGTCCTCACGGTACAACAGCGTCATTACACTCACCAGTGGGCGTCGTCATCGAAGTCTTTGCTTACTTTGTCCGCAGGGTTTGGagtggattatgataatttAACATTTCTAGCCAGCTGTTTTTCGTTTGGCTAACAAAAAAATTTCGTGCTTTCGTGTGGTAGTTTGACGTCGTTGAATGCGCTggacttattttataatctgttgttgaaaaatacacacgaaaAGATTTGAttagccaaacacgaaaatagaCAAAACCAGTTGGAAAAGTAGTATGATCATAATCCATCTCAACGACAAACGCAGCCTTAGACTGATatgatacggagtacataaTTTGGTCCAATGCATCTTTCATCTTTTAAGTTACAACAACAATTGATACTActaatttcagttttcatGCCAAAAGTTCTGGCGCTCTTTACTTTTCAGTTAAAGTGCAATTAATATTCCCCCATAAACTAATCACAAACATTCTATATATAATACCCAGCCATCCTAGCTAAGCTCGAACACCACCAATCTCATCGACTTCAATTAAAGAGCCATCAGCAGGAcaacgcaaaaaaaaaaaagttttcgAACGATCAATCATGAGGACCAGCTGCGTGTTCCTCCTGCTGGCCATTGCCCCTGTGGTTTAACCATCAGGTACATTACATTCCTTGCAGATCGATCCGTCGCAATCTTCTGatctttctcttcctcttggtTAATTATGTGCTCTGAAATCCACCACAGATGTGTCCGTGAAGATGACGTCGGCGAGCTGCAGACCATACATCTACAAGGGCAGCTGTAACTTGGTCGTGTGCAAATGGCGTTGCAACGACATACGGGGCAAGAACAGCTCCAGTGCTAATTGTGTTAATGACTTTGGATGCAAATGCATAGTTTGTGGGTTTTCCGCTGCACAAGTTTAAACCAAGACGTGCATTTTCCCAAGTATGTAAACGTAATATCATGGGGAAATATATTGGTGTGGCTATAGCTTCGATTTACCGTTGttgggaaaaaaattgaaagagACTGTCTTGCTTTTAGAGTTACGTGCGGCAGCAGAATATTCATACGAGCGACACACCGACAAAAGAGCTTAACCTTTTGTATACCACTTGCAAAATGCTTATTCTTGGACAATAGTTTCGAGTTATTTCATCATTTCACCACTCCGTTAAACTCCCGTACATGTGATTGGTCTACCGAGTCCGTGCCACGGTACCAGCCTAGAAATGTGGGTGGCAAATTTTAAAGGTTCGGTCGCTTCCTTGTCGAGATTTTCATATATGCTACTGTAATACTGAAGCTAAATTTGAACACGAGGTCAGCGGCGTCCTCCAGCTCCCTAGTCCCTCCCGCAAGACTGGCAGAAACTTGGCCATCCGGCCACGTCGCTCAATCCGGTCTGCACGCCATCCAGATTTTAGGGGCGAAAGCCAGAAGAAAAGCAGTGGTTCACCTTTATCAAATCACGGGGCGAAAGCAAATCGAGCAGTAATTCATGTTTCCTCCCGTCCAAATTAATTATCACAGCTTTTTCTTAAATACACATCTATCTAGACGTGTTCTAGTGTGTAAGTATGTACTTATTTAGATAAATCTacgacaattaatttggattgAAGAAAATACTAGattaacaaacaaacaaaatcattGGATTCTTCAGTAAATTCGGTTGAATCCAACATTGACCTGCTGCCCCCACCCAACTCTGTTTTGGTAATGAACCATGAGAAATTGAGCGCATCGTGTGAACTCGGTTCTTCCAGATTGCAGGCTCCATGAATGAGCGTGGCCGTGAATATTAGCTAAAATTATTATTGTTTCCAGCCCGTAGTACTCCTATATGACTAAACATTTTTATTGTACTTCAGTTACCTCATCACATGATATTCATGCTTTCATGGCAAAGTTTACGGTGCTCTTTACGCAGCACAATTAATATTTGCATATAAGATTAGCACAAACATTCTATAAGTACAGCTAATTTGCCAGCCCTCGTAGCTTGCACACCATCATCTGATCAGCTTCAACTCATTAAACAGACATCAGTGGTAATTTGAAGAGCGATGAGGACTAGCTTCATGTTTCTCCTGGCCCTGGCCCTTGTGGTTCTATCCTCAGGCATAATATTCCTTCAAAGAAGAACTTCTTCTCCACGTTACTTCTGTATATACGTAGCACTCCGTAGCAGATCCATCGGAGTCTACTGATTTTTCTCTTCGTTTGCGCTGAGAACCACAGATGTGACCGTGAAGGAGGTGATGGCGGAGGAGAATTGCCAAGAATTCCGCTATAAAGGCAGATGTAACTTGGAGGTGTGTGGAGAGCGTTGCAACAGAATATGGGGCAACAATGCCCATGCTAGCTGTGAGCACGACTTCGCATGTATATGTTTGGTCTGTCCTCCCCCTCCAAAAAATTAaaccatccatccatccatccatccatgggAATAATGTTGTATCGGTTTCGATGTTGTATTGGTCTGGCTATATAATTGACTGTTTTGATGGAAAAATGATACTGGCGAATGAACTGTCTGTTGATGGAAAAATGATACCGCCAAATGAATTGTTGTTTTGCTTCGTAAGTATTTCCTCCGTTCCGGTCAAAAAACAGTATTTTCTCCGTTCCTAGTAATGTTCGGAATTTGCTTTTAGAAAACGATTGGCTACTGTAACCAGttaaatactctctccgatcctaaattcttgtctcaaatttgcctgaatttggatgtatttattcttaaaaaatgtctaaatacatgtaatatttcgataacaatttaggatcggagagagtacaccGTCATTTGTGATAGCTGAAAAGTCGCAGGGGCGTACCCACGTTGTCCTAACCATGTGCACAGGAACTAggttatactccgtatattgttttctttcttataTTTTAGATTTCCAACTTGGAGTATATGGTTCAAACAAAGACACCCTATCATTTTTCTCTAAGTCCGCCCCTGCAAAGTCGTACTACTTGTTTCTGAATAATGGATCGGACTCGGCAAGCAAGCTGTCATACTTGTTCCTGAATAATGAATCGGAGTCAGAGGCATGTGGTCGGCGAGTTGTCGAACTTGTTCCTGGATAATGAATCGAAGTCAGAGCTTGCATATGGTCGATCGACAAGCTGGAATGCTAGCTGCGACTATAGTTACAACACCATTTCGTGGCCATACCGTGCCAAGCTCCTCCTTTTGATCTTTCAACATGGCAACATCTCGTAGTGCACACACAACGAAACTACTATCACTAGCCCTAGCGGTCCTACTAGCGGcaacggcggccggcggcgatgagcACACGGGCAGCAATGGCGCCTCCACGACCCATCTCCACTTCTACTTCCACGAGATCTACACGAGCGGGCCCAACggcacgacggcggcggtcgtcccgccgcctcccggcTCGCTGTTCGGGTTCGGCTCGCTGGCCGTGGTCGACGACATGCTCCGGGAGGGCGCCGACCCGGGGTCCGGCCTCATCGGGCGCGCGCAGGGGctcacggccgccgcctcgctctcCGAGGTTGCCGTCACGACGATGCTCAACCTCGTGTTCACGGCGGGGCCGTACGAGGGGAGCACGCTGGCGGTGTTCGGCCGCGcgctgctgggcggcggcaACAAGGTCATTGAGCGGCCGGTCGTGGGCGGCACCGGCGCGTTCCGGATGGCGCGCGGGTACACGCTCA
This is a stretch of genomic DNA from Brachypodium distachyon strain Bd21 chromosome 1, Brachypodium_distachyon_v3.0, whole genome shotgun sequence. It encodes these proteins:
- the LOC104581860 gene encoding uncharacterized protein LOC104581860 isoform X2, translating into MMDKIKWIEDKVGVEEQLWWRYNTVAFNEAMKITIKFPTLFRHSALGAYSEYKLIIEHRFKSRMDFFDVVFLEIWKRVAKNNEAFYDALKEMYEKDMFPSRMNFIKMEIEKLYDGWMKRDYDTYVARIDKEVSEDDCLFLIREALKKIFPELKGYLHCVRKKMEIAERIGLAGYQKREDMASAEAKAAMAN
- the LOC104581860 gene encoding uncharacterized protein LOC104581860 isoform X1; this translates as MRYSHSDHPSLSSKVTSAAADGEGKGNRRSDPVSAKRSCRPDSTPSEATGEAPPLSRKRKSKTMLGRDRNAHGAGEASADAGKGRDMLMEDKVHSTLLSVHCFGDDNIDEADGAEPANEVDPPTMDSDIELVGGAQGSFVTKHEHTFAVDNCHDVNMCMDKSIPLASQNCLRSEESARTQEMKPNIPSLAMEIKDPLDHREKPATPDTLELNICDVSEENMRYLFTFRPAADYVEDFSPYDEQELTNMHRRLALSRIKDYKLLSTGEKLDIAEVAAQYPPDVLQTQGYFDTMRTVWNGTSTRHTLGLLAWMTANV
- the LOC100839638 gene encoding OTU domain-containing protein DDB_G0284757, whose translation is MTHMFPNEGASSSSTSMSSQKSETDDDKMIAMVLEEEYAKLDGAMAKRLSNLTSIPHVPRINTYFPTYSDATMDHHRLHDRLNAYGLFEVRVSGDGNCQFRALSDQLYRSPEYHKHVRKEIVKQLKACNSLYEGHVPMRYKHYCKKMKKSGEWGDHVTLQAAADKFAAKICLLTSFRDTCFVEIVPQYQAPQRELWLSFWSEIHYNSLYDARDIPSKYKPRKKHWLF
- the LOC100832833 gene encoding dirigent protein 21, with the protein product MATSRSAHTTKLLSLALAVLLAATAAGGDEHTGSNGASTTHLHFYFHEIYTSGPNGTTAAVVPPPPGSLFGFGSLAVVDDMLREGADPGSGLIGRAQGLTAAASLSEVAVTTMLNLVFTAGPYEGSTLAVFGRALLGGGNKVIERPVVGGTGAFRMARGYTLSRVVNSTDPANLLVLEYHAYVWH